The stretch of DNA CTTTATCCGTCTCGAGTTCTGCCACCGCTTCGCCTGCCGCAACGACATCACCCGGCTTTTTAAACCATGTGAGTATGGTTGCATCAACGATTGACTCTCCGAGTTCAGGCACGCGTATATCGCTCATCGCTCGTCACCCTCTCTTTTGCTTCATCTGCAGAATCGGGCGATAACCGAAGCGCCTCTTCAACCACCTGTCGCTGAAAATAATCATGCATGCCCGCCACTCCTTCAGCCGGACTCGCGCGATCTGGTCGACCCACGTAGCGAATCAAGACGTCTTTTGAGAGCACCTCTGGCAACCGTGCCGCCATATAACTCCACGCCCCCATGTTTTTAGGCTCTTCTTGCGCCCACACCACCTGGCGAAGGTTTTTGTACGCGTGGAAAATATCACGCAGGAAAGACGCAGGAAAGGGATAGAGTTGTTCAACACGCGCGAGTGCAATCTCGCTTGATAGAGGGGATGTGGATAACGCATGCAAAAGATCAATCGCCACTTTGCCAGAACACAGGATCAACTGTTGAACCGCATCGCGCTTCTCGGTAAATTCATGAAGAACGGGTTGAAACCAGCCTTCTGCCAGTTCGCCGACGGTTGATTGCGCCTGGGGATGACGCAGCAGGCTCTTTGGCGTCATGACAATCAGCGGCCGCGGATCGACGCGCAGCAGTGCCGCCTGTGACCGCAGCAAATGAAAATACTGAGCGGCAGTCGTCGGATAGGCAACGCGCCAGTTATTCTCTGCAGAGAGTTGCAAGTACCGCTCAAGACGAGCACTTGAATGCTCCGGCCCTTGACCTTCGTATCCGTGCGGAAGCAGGAGTACAAGTCCTGACGACTGTAGCCATTTGGATCGTCCCGAAGATAAAAACTGATCGATGATCACCTGTCCGGCGTTTGCAAAATCGCCAAACTGCGCTTCCCAAATCACGAGTGCTTCTTTTGCCTGGATGGTATACCCATACTCAAAACCCATCACTGCCGCCTCCGAGAGGGGGCTGTTGTATACAGCAAAAGACGCCTTGGCCTGAGGAAGATGCTGTAGCGGACAGTGTGTCTTTTCAACCATTCGATCGTGGAAGACGAGATTTCTTTGACTAAACGTCCCCCGCTGTGAATCCTGCCCAGATAGCCGGATCGGTGTTCCTTCCGCCAAGATCGCAGCAAACGCCAAGCTTTCGGCGTGGGCGAAATCCACGCCCCCGTTTTCTCTAAAGACCCCTCTCCTGCGTTCAAGCGTTTTCTCTAATTTTTTATAAACTGCAAAAGAAGACGGATAACTCAGTAGCGCTTCGTTCAATTCCTGAAGTCGCTCGCGTGAAACGGGTGGGATGCTGTCCTGTTGCGGCGCGCGAAACGTGGTGTCAGCAGGCGCCATCTGCCGCGTCTCTCCCTGTTTGACTGCGGAAAACGCCTCTCCCAATTTCTTGTTGATAAGATCCACTGCGCGTTCAATCTCTTCACTCGTAACGACACCATCGCTCAACAAGCGCTCTCCATAGATCTGGCGCACGACCGGGTGTGATGTGATATGTTCATACATTTGAGGTTGAGTGACAAACGGATCATCCATCTCGTTGTGGCCCCATCGACGATACCCCACCAAATCAATCAAAAAATCGCGGTGGAAGTGTTGCCGATACGCATACGCCATTTGCACAGCAAACAGGCACGCGTCAGGATCATCCGCATCGACATGCACCACAGGAATCTCAAATCCTTTGGCCAAATCGCTCGCGTAGTGCGTTGAACGACCTTCACGCGCTTCAGCGGTGAACCCGAGTTGGTTGTTTGCGATGATATGAATCGTGCCGCCGGTTTGATATCCTTCGAGCCTTGACAAGTTCAAGGTTTCGGCGACGACACCCTCGCCTGGAAACGCAGCGTCTCCGTGAACCAGGACAGCCATCGCGTGATCTTGATGAAACACAGGCTGTCCCATCCTGTCGCGTCGATCCTGTGCCGCACGCGCATAGCCTTCAACCACGGGATCGACAAATTCAAGATGACTCGGATTGTTCGCCAAGATGATGCGCACTTCCCGGACAGTGTCTTCTCGGAGATCGCGATGCGCGCCAAGGTGGTATTTCACGTCCCCCGTCCATCCGTCATTGATTCCACGGGATCCTTCAGACGGAACAAGATCCTTGTTCGGTGACGTGTGAAACTCTGAAAAAATGTCTCCATAGGGTTTCCCCAACACGTGCGCCAACACATTTAAACGGCCACGGTGCGCCATGCCCATCATCACCGTCTTGACGCCTGAGGCGGCAGCAGCCCTGACGAGTTCATCCAGCATGGGCACAAGCATGTCAAGACCTTCTAGTGAAAACCTTTTCTGCCCTGGAAACACCCGATGGAGAAATTTCTCAAACTCGTCCACCTCAAGCAGGCGCATAAGCGTCTCCCGGCGCAGATCCTCTCGCTTCTCAATGCTTGGCTTCTCAAGCATCCCCTCAAGCCAGGCGCGCTCTTCCTCGCTCGCTGTGTGCGCATGCTCCAATACGAATCGTCCTTCACTCATCTGGCGCGGCACCGCAGATAGAACACGCTTTGTTTCGCCATGGTTCACAGCTTGGGGCAAGCCCGGCGCAGGCATTGCGTGAGTTTGAAACCACGCTCGGGTCTCCTCGTCGACACTAAGCGGATCTTTTCTGAAGCGTTCATACAACTCCTCGACATAACCTACGTTTGGTCCCGCAAATTGCCGCAAGACTTCTTCCGCTTCTTTTGCCTCCACGTGAAACGCCCCCTCACAAAAACCGCGGCACGGTGCCCTTTTTCCATGATGCAAGACGCAGGTCTTCGATTGCACAGCTTAGATTCGCAATTGAGCCCTCGCTTCTTCTGACATACTCGCAGGCGACCACGGTGGGTCCCACACCACATCGACATAGACCATGGCCACACCCGCCGCCTGTGCCGCCGCCCACTCCACGGCCTGACTCAATGTATCATGTGCAGGGCAACCCGGCGTTGTCATGGTCATTTCGATATGCAGCGTCCCTGGCTCTTGTTCTTCGATTGCATAGATCAACCCTAAATCCACCACGTTAATCCCAATCTCCGGGTCATACACTTCCTTTATCCTTTCCCGTACATCATCTAAATCAATCACGATCGGACAACTCCTTTCCAAGCTTTTTGAGATCAAGCACGCGAACCATCTGAAAACAAAAGAGCACAATGGCAAATGCCGTGAGTACCGCACCAAAAACAGAGAGCGCTGGCCACACCCTGATCTCCCCGACTGTGAGCGTGACAAAACCAAGCGCGAAACTGCTAAATACCGGCCGCGACTGACTCACATTGATAAGATCGGCGATGACCGGTGTCTTTCCAGATCCTTTGCGATTGCTGTAGCGCTTGCTCCATATCAAAAATGGCACGATCTTATAGGCATAGCCCATCATGGTCAGCGTCACCCATCCAAGCAGATAAAACGTGACCACGCTTTCCCAGGCCCTCTGCCCACCGCCCGCAACAGATGCGAAAAAAAACAATCCCAACGCAAGAAGACCCACAATCACTGCGTAGATCACCGCATGAATCGGTGCCTCAACCTTTTTCTTCATTCTATGCCTGACCATGCTCCTAAGCGATACAGCGTGCAAGACCACTGCACACGCGCCTGCCGCAACCCCCATCCAAGAAAACAGGACAGTCCTCCAAATGCCAAGGAGTAAAAAAACCATTGCACTGTGTGCAAGCATGAGTGTCCACTTGTGCCACTTCGTGCCATAACCGTGGGCAAGCGTAAACATCGGAAACAGCTTATAACTAAAACCGATGACCAAAAAACCGAAGAAACCGCCTGCAGCCAGAAGAATATGTGTTGCAATCAACCTGTCCATCCACGGCGAGAGGGCGTTGATCGCGACGGAATCGCCAAAAACGAGCACGATCGCAAGGGAGATCGCCAGCATGAGATAGACGTGTGCCGATACGACAAACCCCCACATCACATCTTTTGCCTTAACCCGCGTGAGAGACAAAAGCATGACGATCGCATAGACAAAGAGCGCGACAACCAAAAGACTGCCAAAAAGGAGAAATCCCGCCCCCCACCACGTGCTCATCGCGTAAAATAGTCCAATAAATGAGAGCGCATAAAGCCAAAAGTTTAAGCGCGCCACGCGAACCGTCGCGATCGGAATCAAGAAGGCAACCGTCGCCAGTTGGTAGACTGCGCCCATGACAAAGGATAAGAGAGAACCGAGTGTAAGCAGGTGTGTAAGTGCAACAATCTCAGGTGCGCCCGGATCACCATGCGTGAGATGAAAAGACTGAAATACAAGGTCCAGCGCGAAGATTCCAAAGCACGCGATCCCAAACGTCATGTAGCGAATGGGCACTGAAAAAGGCGGCGACTGGCTCACCAATCCCCCACGTTCCTTCGATTGAATCGACGTTTGCTGCATAAAAAATCCTCCTTATACTTCACCAGAGGAGCGCGCAATGCGGACACACACTGTTCCGTCGGGATCTTCAATCAAATTGTACGAAAATCCCGCGTCGTCTAGTTCTGGCAGGAGAAATGCCGGAACTCTTTCATTCCAGATTTCAAGTCCCAAAGCGCCATCTTTGATCTCTGACCGCTTCTCAAGAAATTCCAGTGTCCTCACCATGGGTTGCGGCGGTTCAAGGCCCCGATTGTCCAAGTGGAAATACGGAAGTTCCTCTTCTGACTTGTAAAAATCGACGACAAAGTGTTCCTCATCAAGCTGCAGCACCGCGTGACGAAGTCCACGCTTTAAAAGCACATTCAAGAGTGGATCTGGTTTGAATGTGGCGTGAAGTTGCAAGACATCCATCGGCTCCAGTTCAGAGACCGCCGCCATGATGCGTTGAAACGGTTCTTCGCGCGCGCGGAGCATTTCGCGGACGTCAAGGTCAATCAGGCGCCTGGTCATTGCGCAATCCCTTCTCTCTTTTCTTCATCATCAGGTGTCAGCACAAGCAACACAATACTTTGCTCAAGTGCCTCAACCGCATGCAGCGTATTGGCGTCAA from Ferroacidibacillus organovorans encodes:
- a CDS encoding 2-oxoglutarate dehydrogenase E1 component produces the protein MEAKEAEEVLRQFAGPNVGYVEELYERFRKDPLSVDEETRAWFQTHAMPAPGLPQAVNHGETKRVLSAVPRQMSEGRFVLEHAHTASEEERAWLEGMLEKPSIEKREDLRRETLMRLLEVDEFEKFLHRVFPGQKRFSLEGLDMLVPMLDELVRAAAASGVKTVMMGMAHRGRLNVLAHVLGKPYGDIFSEFHTSPNKDLVPSEGSRGINDGWTGDVKYHLGAHRDLREDTVREVRIILANNPSHLEFVDPVVEGYARAAQDRRDRMGQPVFHQDHAMAVLVHGDAAFPGEGVVAETLNLSRLEGYQTGGTIHIIANNQLGFTAEAREGRSTHYASDLAKGFEIPVVHVDADDPDACLFAVQMAYAYRQHFHRDFLIDLVGYRRWGHNEMDDPFVTQPQMYEHITSHPVVRQIYGERLLSDGVVTSEEIERAVDLINKKLGEAFSAVKQGETRQMAPADTTFRAPQQDSIPPVSRERLQELNEALLSYPSSFAVYKKLEKTLERRRGVFRENGGVDFAHAESLAFAAILAEGTPIRLSGQDSQRGTFSQRNLVFHDRMVEKTHCPLQHLPQAKASFAVYNSPLSEAAVMGFEYGYTIQAKEALVIWEAQFGDFANAGQVIIDQFLSSGRSKWLQSSGLVLLLPHGYEGQGPEHSSARLERYLQLSAENNWRVAYPTTAAQYFHLLRSQAALLRVDPRPLIVMTPKSLLRHPQAQSTVGELAEGWFQPVLHEFTEKRDAVQQLILCSGKVAIDLLHALSTSPLSSEIALARVEQLYPFPASFLRDIFHAYKNLRQVVWAQEEPKNMGAWSYMAARLPEVLSKDVLIRYVGRPDRASPAEGVAGMHDYFQRQVVEEALRLSPDSADEAKERVTSDERYTRA
- a CDS encoding metal-sulfur cluster assembly factor — translated: MIDLDDVRERIKEVYDPEIGINVVDLGLIYAIEEQEPGTLHIEMTMTTPGCPAHDTLSQAVEWAAAQAAGVAMVYVDVVWDPPWSPASMSEEARAQLRI
- a CDS encoding DUF2249 domain-containing protein codes for the protein MTRRLIDLDVREMLRAREEPFQRIMAAVSELEPMDVLQLHATFKPDPLLNVLLKRGLRHAVLQLDEEHFVVDFYKSEEELPYFHLDNRGLEPPQPMVRTLEFLEKRSEIKDGALGLEIWNERVPAFLLPELDDAGFSYNLIEDPDGTVCVRIARSSGEV